In Arachis hypogaea cultivar Tifrunner chromosome 17, arahy.Tifrunner.gnm2.J5K5, whole genome shotgun sequence, a single window of DNA contains:
- the LOC112762472 gene encoding uncharacterized protein isoform X1 produces MASFNSKISMQRRALFSGLMRLRMSQNDRPEAPSPATAANGSAAVKEENPAAWALVSSSKAEAESEQGAQSGGVRRLAIDVLPSGFHRAGEVPSTEHAQCATNTRIVNLRIPYNEQISPTEICSALGSNQLLPRIYIAFVLLVGILLFSSLFVNVSLIWSCLEAPSFTALVAGLPLVPAVCHINGRFGTLTTVPIHHMIFSCFYRDFLLVMVLEIAGGVMD; encoded by the exons ATGGCCTCCTTCAATTCAAAGAT CTCAATGCAGAGAAGAGCCCTTTTCAGTGGACTTATGCGACTCAG AATGTCACAAAACGACCGCCCGGAGGCGCCGTCCCCGGCGACAGCGGCAAACGGCTCCGCGGCGGTGAAGGAGGAGAATCCAGCTGCGTGGGCGTTGGTTTCTTCGAGCAAGGCTGAGGCTGAATCCGAACAAGGAGCACAAAGCGGAGGAGTACGAAGACTTGCAATTGATGTACTGCCCAGCGGTTTTCACCGAGCTGGAGAGGTACCTTCCACCGAACATGCTCAATGTGCGACGAACACAAG AATAGTAAACCTTAGGATTCCTTACAACGAACAGATTTCTCCAACTGAAATTTGCAGTGCGCTTGGATCTAATCAACTTCTTCCGAGAATTTATATCGCTTTTGTGTTGTTGGTCGGAATTCTTCTGTTTAGTTCTCTTTTTGTGAACGTGTCTTTAATCTGGTCGTGTTTGGAAGCCCCTTCTTTCACtg CATTAGTAGCCGGTTTGCCTCTTGTTCCAGCAGTTTGCCACATCAATGGAAGATTTGGAACCCTTACGACTGTTCCAATACACCATATG atcttttcttgtttttaccgagacttcctccttgtcatggtttTGGAGATTGCAGGAGGAGTCATGGATTAA
- the LOC112762472 gene encoding uncharacterized protein isoform X6: MSQNDRPEAPSPATAANGSAAVKEENPAAWALVSSSKAEAESEQGAQSGGVRRLAIDVLPSGFHRAGEVPSTEHAQCATNTRIVNLRIPYNEQISPTEICSALGSNQLLPRIYIAFVLLVGILLFSSLFVNVSLIWSCLEAPSFTALVAGLPLVPAVCHINGRFGTLTTVPIHHMIFSCFYRDFLLVMVLEIAGGVMD; this comes from the exons ATGTCACAAAACGACCGCCCGGAGGCGCCGTCCCCGGCGACAGCGGCAAACGGCTCCGCGGCGGTGAAGGAGGAGAATCCAGCTGCGTGGGCGTTGGTTTCTTCGAGCAAGGCTGAGGCTGAATCCGAACAAGGAGCACAAAGCGGAGGAGTACGAAGACTTGCAATTGATGTACTGCCCAGCGGTTTTCACCGAGCTGGAGAGGTACCTTCCACCGAACATGCTCAATGTGCGACGAACACAAG AATAGTAAACCTTAGGATTCCTTACAACGAACAGATTTCTCCAACTGAAATTTGCAGTGCGCTTGGATCTAATCAACTTCTTCCGAGAATTTATATCGCTTTTGTGTTGTTGGTCGGAATTCTTCTGTTTAGTTCTCTTTTTGTGAACGTGTCTTTAATCTGGTCGTGTTTGGAAGCCCCTTCTTTCACtg CATTAGTAGCCGGTTTGCCTCTTGTTCCAGCAGTTTGCCACATCAATGGAAGATTTGGAACCCTTACGACTGTTCCAATACACCATATG atcttttcttgtttttaccgagacttcctccttgtcatggtttTGGAGATTGCAGGAGGAGTCATGGATTAA
- the LOC112762472 gene encoding uncharacterized protein isoform X3 — translation MASFNSKISMQRRALFSGLMRLRMSQNDRPEAPSPATAANGSAAVKEENPAAWALVSSSKAEAESEQGAQSGGVRRLAIDVLPSGFHRAGEVPSTEHAQCATNTRIVNLRIPYNEQISPTEICSALGSNQLLPRIYIAFVLLVGILLFSSLFVNVSLIWSCLEAPSFTALVAGLPLVPAVCHINGRFGTLTTVPIHHMSCSCLFGS, via the exons ATGGCCTCCTTCAATTCAAAGAT CTCAATGCAGAGAAGAGCCCTTTTCAGTGGACTTATGCGACTCAG AATGTCACAAAACGACCGCCCGGAGGCGCCGTCCCCGGCGACAGCGGCAAACGGCTCCGCGGCGGTGAAGGAGGAGAATCCAGCTGCGTGGGCGTTGGTTTCTTCGAGCAAGGCTGAGGCTGAATCCGAACAAGGAGCACAAAGCGGAGGAGTACGAAGACTTGCAATTGATGTACTGCCCAGCGGTTTTCACCGAGCTGGAGAGGTACCTTCCACCGAACATGCTCAATGTGCGACGAACACAAG AATAGTAAACCTTAGGATTCCTTACAACGAACAGATTTCTCCAACTGAAATTTGCAGTGCGCTTGGATCTAATCAACTTCTTCCGAGAATTTATATCGCTTTTGTGTTGTTGGTCGGAATTCTTCTGTTTAGTTCTCTTTTTGTGAACGTGTCTTTAATCTGGTCGTGTTTGGAAGCCCCTTCTTTCACtg CATTAGTAGCCGGTTTGCCTCTTGTTCCAGCAGTTTGCCACATCAATGGAAGATTTGGAACCCTTACGACTGTTCCAATACACCATATG AGCTGCTCATGTTTATTCGGAAGCTAG
- the LOC112762472 gene encoding uncharacterized protein isoform X7 — protein MASFNSKISMQRRALFSGLMRLRMSQNDRPEAPSPATAANGSAAVKEENPAAWALVSSSKAEAESEQGAQSGGVRRLAIDVLPSGFHRAGEVPSTEHAQCATNTRIVNLRIPYNEQISPTEICSALGSNQLLPRIYIAFVLLVGILLFSSLFVNVSLIWSCLEAPSFTDFSN, from the exons ATGGCCTCCTTCAATTCAAAGAT CTCAATGCAGAGAAGAGCCCTTTTCAGTGGACTTATGCGACTCAG AATGTCACAAAACGACCGCCCGGAGGCGCCGTCCCCGGCGACAGCGGCAAACGGCTCCGCGGCGGTGAAGGAGGAGAATCCAGCTGCGTGGGCGTTGGTTTCTTCGAGCAAGGCTGAGGCTGAATCCGAACAAGGAGCACAAAGCGGAGGAGTACGAAGACTTGCAATTGATGTACTGCCCAGCGGTTTTCACCGAGCTGGAGAGGTACCTTCCACCGAACATGCTCAATGTGCGACGAACACAAG AATAGTAAACCTTAGGATTCCTTACAACGAACAGATTTCTCCAACTGAAATTTGCAGTGCGCTTGGATCTAATCAACTTCTTCCGAGAATTTATATCGCTTTTGTGTTGTTGGTCGGAATTCTTCTGTTTAGTTCTCTTTTTGTGAACGTGTCTTTAATCTGGTCGTGTTTGGAAGCCCCTTCTTTCACtg ATTTTTCCAACTGA
- the LOC112762472 gene encoding uncharacterized protein isoform X5, which translates to MASFNSKISMQRRALFSGLMRLRMSQNDRPEAPSPATAANGSAAVKEENPAAWALVSSSKAEAESEQGAQSGGVRRLAIDVLPSGFHRAGEVPSTEHAQCATNTSALGSNQLLPRIYIAFVLLVGILLFSSLFVNVSLIWSCLEAPSFTALVAGLPLVPAVCHINGRFGTLTTVPIHHMIFSCFYRDFLLVMVLEIAGGVMD; encoded by the exons ATGGCCTCCTTCAATTCAAAGAT CTCAATGCAGAGAAGAGCCCTTTTCAGTGGACTTATGCGACTCAG AATGTCACAAAACGACCGCCCGGAGGCGCCGTCCCCGGCGACAGCGGCAAACGGCTCCGCGGCGGTGAAGGAGGAGAATCCAGCTGCGTGGGCGTTGGTTTCTTCGAGCAAGGCTGAGGCTGAATCCGAACAAGGAGCACAAAGCGGAGGAGTACGAAGACTTGCAATTGATGTACTGCCCAGCGGTTTTCACCGAGCTGGAGAGGTACCTTCCACCGAACATGCTCAATGTGCGACGAACACAAG TGCGCTTGGATCTAATCAACTTCTTCCGAGAATTTATATCGCTTTTGTGTTGTTGGTCGGAATTCTTCTGTTTAGTTCTCTTTTTGTGAACGTGTCTTTAATCTGGTCGTGTTTGGAAGCCCCTTCTTTCACtg CATTAGTAGCCGGTTTGCCTCTTGTTCCAGCAGTTTGCCACATCAATGGAAGATTTGGAACCCTTACGACTGTTCCAATACACCATATG atcttttcttgtttttaccgagacttcctccttgtcatggtttTGGAGATTGCAGGAGGAGTCATGGATTAA
- the LOC112762472 gene encoding uncharacterized protein isoform X4 gives MASFNSKISMQRRALFSGLMRLRMSQNDRPEAPSPATAANGSAAVKEENPAAWALVSSSKAEAESEQGAQSGGVRRLAIDVLPSGFHRAGEVPSTEHAQCATNTRIVNLRIPYNEQISPTEICSALGSNQLLPRIYIAFVLLVGILLFSSLFVNVSLIWSCLEAPSFTALVAGLPLVPAVCHINGRFGTLTTVPIHHMIAGGVMD, from the exons ATGGCCTCCTTCAATTCAAAGAT CTCAATGCAGAGAAGAGCCCTTTTCAGTGGACTTATGCGACTCAG AATGTCACAAAACGACCGCCCGGAGGCGCCGTCCCCGGCGACAGCGGCAAACGGCTCCGCGGCGGTGAAGGAGGAGAATCCAGCTGCGTGGGCGTTGGTTTCTTCGAGCAAGGCTGAGGCTGAATCCGAACAAGGAGCACAAAGCGGAGGAGTACGAAGACTTGCAATTGATGTACTGCCCAGCGGTTTTCACCGAGCTGGAGAGGTACCTTCCACCGAACATGCTCAATGTGCGACGAACACAAG AATAGTAAACCTTAGGATTCCTTACAACGAACAGATTTCTCCAACTGAAATTTGCAGTGCGCTTGGATCTAATCAACTTCTTCCGAGAATTTATATCGCTTTTGTGTTGTTGGTCGGAATTCTTCTGTTTAGTTCTCTTTTTGTGAACGTGTCTTTAATCTGGTCGTGTTTGGAAGCCCCTTCTTTCACtg CATTAGTAGCCGGTTTGCCTCTTGTTCCAGCAGTTTGCCACATCAATGGAAGATTTGGAACCCTTACGACTGTTCCAATACACCATATG ATTGCAGGAGGAGTCATGGATTAA
- the LOC112762472 gene encoding uncharacterized protein isoform X2, giving the protein MASFNSKISMQRRALFSGLMRLRMSQNDRPEAPSPATAANGSAAVKEENPAAWALVSSSKAEAESEQGAQSGGVRRLAIDVLPSGFHRAGEVPSTEHAQCATNTRIVNLRIPYNEQISPTEICSALGSNQLLPRIYIAFVLLVGILLFSSLFVNVSLIWSCLEAPSFTALVAGLPLVPAVCHINGRFGTLTTVPIHHMEESWINLQAL; this is encoded by the exons ATGGCCTCCTTCAATTCAAAGAT CTCAATGCAGAGAAGAGCCCTTTTCAGTGGACTTATGCGACTCAG AATGTCACAAAACGACCGCCCGGAGGCGCCGTCCCCGGCGACAGCGGCAAACGGCTCCGCGGCGGTGAAGGAGGAGAATCCAGCTGCGTGGGCGTTGGTTTCTTCGAGCAAGGCTGAGGCTGAATCCGAACAAGGAGCACAAAGCGGAGGAGTACGAAGACTTGCAATTGATGTACTGCCCAGCGGTTTTCACCGAGCTGGAGAGGTACCTTCCACCGAACATGCTCAATGTGCGACGAACACAAG AATAGTAAACCTTAGGATTCCTTACAACGAACAGATTTCTCCAACTGAAATTTGCAGTGCGCTTGGATCTAATCAACTTCTTCCGAGAATTTATATCGCTTTTGTGTTGTTGGTCGGAATTCTTCTGTTTAGTTCTCTTTTTGTGAACGTGTCTTTAATCTGGTCGTGTTTGGAAGCCCCTTCTTTCACtg CATTAGTAGCCGGTTTGCCTCTTGTTCCAGCAGTTTGCCACATCAATGGAAGATTTGGAACCCTTACGACTGTTCCAATACACCATATG GAGGAGTCATGGATTAACTTGCAAGCCCTATAA